From a single Oceanobacillus kimchii X50 genomic region:
- the sdaAB gene encoding L-serine ammonia-lyase, iron-sulfur-dependent subunit beta, whose product MKYNSVFDIIGPVMVGPSSSHTAGAARIGKAARNLFGKQPKWAKIHLYESFAKTYRGHGTDFALAGGLLGFETDDPRMNDALKIAKDQGLDIEFIEDSASADHPNTARLIIGDENDQQELMGISIGGGKVEITELNGFELRLSGNHPAILIMHNDRFGAIASVTRILAKHEINIGHMEVNRKDIGKEALMVIEVDQNIEDPILKELKAADHIISISKIVS is encoded by the coding sequence ATGAAATATAATTCAGTGTTTGATATAATCGGCCCGGTTATGGTTGGGCCATCTAGTTCACATACGGCAGGTGCTGCTCGAATAGGGAAAGCTGCGAGGAACCTTTTTGGAAAACAGCCAAAATGGGCGAAAATTCATCTATATGAATCTTTTGCAAAAACGTATCGTGGTCATGGAACTGATTTTGCATTAGCCGGAGGATTATTAGGATTTGAAACAGATGATCCTCGTATGAATGACGCGTTAAAAATTGCAAAAGATCAAGGGTTAGATATCGAATTTATAGAAGATAGTGCTTCAGCAGATCATCCCAATACTGCTCGTCTTATAATTGGTGATGAAAATGACCAACAAGAACTAATGGGAATTTCAATTGGTGGAGGAAAAGTTGAAATTACTGAATTAAATGGTTTTGAATTGCGATTGTCTGGAAATCATCCTGCAATTTTAATTATGCATAATGATCGATTTGGTGCAATCGCTTCAGTTACAAGGATACTTGCAAAACACGAAATAAACATTGGACATATGGAAGTTAACCGGAAAGATATTGGAAAAGAAGCTTTAATGGTAATTGAAGTCGATCAAAATATAGAAGATCCAATACTAAAAGAATTAAAAGCAGCAGATCATATTATTTCAATTTCAAAAATTGTAAGTTAA
- the sdaAA gene encoding L-serine ammonia-lyase, iron-sulfur-dependent, subunit alpha → MFRTVKELVDIANEKQIPISEVMILQEMEVKEQSRDQVMAEMEKNLQVMENAIDDALKGVESVTGLTGGDAVKVQKYMKEKTPLSGNLMMDAVSKAMGTNEVNAAMGIICATPTAGSAGCVPGTLFAVKEQLNPSREEMIRYLFTSGAFGFVVANNAFISGAAGGCQAEVGSAGAMASAAIVEMAGGTPEQSSHAFAMTLKNMLGLVCDPVAGLVEVPCVKRNAGGSSLAIVSADLALAGVESRIPCDEVIGAMYRIGKQMPSSLRETGEGGLADTPTGRLLKEKIFGVSV, encoded by the coding sequence ATGTTTCGAACAGTTAAAGAATTAGTTGATATAGCAAACGAAAAACAAATACCGATATCAGAAGTAATGATTTTGCAAGAGATGGAAGTAAAAGAACAATCGAGAGACCAAGTCATGGCTGAAATGGAAAAGAATCTCCAAGTTATGGAAAATGCGATTGATGATGCGTTAAAAGGTGTAGAATCTGTAACAGGATTAACAGGTGGAGACGCTGTTAAAGTACAAAAATATATGAAAGAAAAAACACCTTTATCTGGAAATTTAATGATGGATGCGGTAAGTAAGGCAATGGGAACCAATGAAGTGAATGCGGCAATGGGAATAATTTGTGCGACACCAACTGCAGGTAGTGCAGGGTGTGTGCCAGGTACACTATTTGCGGTAAAAGAACAGCTCAATCCTAGTCGCGAGGAAATGATCCGTTATTTATTTACCTCGGGAGCATTTGGTTTTGTTGTAGCAAATAATGCATTTATTTCGGGCGCAGCTGGAGGCTGTCAAGCAGAAGTAGGTTCAGCTGGTGCGATGGCATCTGCTGCTATAGTCGAAATGGCTGGAGGAACACCAGAACAATCTTCACATGCATTTGCAATGACATTAAAAAACATGCTGGGATTAGTTTGCGACCCTGTAGCAGGTCTGGTAGAAGTTCCTTGTGTTAAACGTAATGCAGGCGGATCTTCATTAGCAATAGTATCTGCTGATTTAGCTTTAGCAGGTGTAGAAAGTAGAATTCCTTGTGATGAGGTTATTGGAGCGATGTACCGTATTGGAAAACAAATGCCATCTAGTTTACGTGAAACGGGAGAAGGTGGGTTAGCTGATACACCAACTGGTCGTTTATTAAAAGAGAAAATATTTGGGGTATCCGTGTAA
- the recG gene encoding ATP-dependent DNA helicase RecG — protein sequence MVQKPVTEVKGIGEKVAEQLATMNIFTVKDMLEYFPYRYDIFEKKPLHELIHDDKVTIEGKVVHDPSLTFYGRKKSRLSFTVEVDGVAVKAVMFNRSFAKKQITQQSWITLTGKWDAHRLQITVSNYQLGRMEEKSSIKPIYSVKGDFTSYKLQKLIHRTLEDSLTEIKEILPAKYLDQYKLPSRENAVKTMHFPKNRVELKHARRRFIYEEFLLFQLKMQLFRKKQRESTTGNRQDFDHEKLISFIKSFPFELTHAQNRALKQILNDMKDPYRMNRLLQGDVGSGKTAVAAICLYASVTSGQQGALMVPTEILAEQHFQSLQQMFGVRAKIALLTGSVKGKKRKELTEKIENQKIDIVIGTHALIQDDVFFKNLGLVIVDEQHRFGVEQRRVLRDKGLYPDVLFMTATPIPRTLAITAFGDMDVSVIDQLPSGRKEIETLWVKANTFDRILDFVRKRVDEGEQAYVISPLIEESDKLDIQNAVELYHQLEAYYSGDVQIGLMHGRLATNEKEEVMRQFAENKTQVLVSTTVVEVGVNVPNATIMIIYDAERFGLSQLHQLRGRVGRGEKQSYCILIAEPKGEIGKERMRIMTETTDGFELSEQDLQLRGPGDFFGKKQSGMPEFKVADMVHDYRALETAREDASIIIENDLLEEKSYQDIRSLLEEEIDRMEKLD from the coding sequence GTGGTACAAAAACCTGTAACAGAAGTAAAAGGAATTGGAGAAAAAGTTGCCGAGCAATTAGCGACGATGAATATTTTTACTGTAAAAGATATGTTGGAATATTTTCCGTATCGATACGATATTTTCGAAAAAAAACCGCTACATGAGTTAATTCATGATGATAAAGTAACGATAGAAGGGAAAGTGGTCCATGACCCTTCCCTTACTTTTTATGGTAGAAAAAAATCTAGACTTTCCTTTACCGTAGAAGTTGATGGTGTAGCTGTAAAAGCTGTCATGTTTAATCGTTCATTTGCTAAAAAACAAATAACACAGCAAAGTTGGATTACCTTAACTGGGAAATGGGATGCGCACCGTCTGCAAATAACGGTCAGTAACTATCAATTAGGAAGAATGGAAGAAAAAAGCTCTATTAAACCAATTTATTCCGTTAAAGGTGATTTTACATCATATAAACTTCAAAAACTTATCCATCGTACATTAGAAGATTCTCTAACAGAAATTAAAGAAATACTCCCGGCTAAGTATTTAGATCAATACAAATTACCCAGTCGTGAGAATGCGGTTAAAACAATGCATTTTCCAAAAAATCGTGTGGAGTTGAAGCATGCCAGAAGGAGATTTATATATGAAGAATTTTTGCTTTTTCAATTAAAAATGCAACTATTTCGTAAGAAACAGCGTGAATCTACAACTGGTAATCGTCAAGATTTTGATCATGAGAAATTGATATCTTTTATAAAGAGCTTTCCGTTCGAATTGACCCACGCACAAAATCGAGCGCTTAAGCAAATATTAAATGATATGAAAGATCCATATCGGATGAATCGTTTGCTTCAAGGGGATGTTGGTTCAGGAAAAACGGCTGTTGCTGCAATTTGTTTGTACGCATCCGTGACATCTGGTCAACAAGGGGCGTTGATGGTGCCTACAGAAATATTAGCAGAGCAACATTTTCAATCCCTTCAGCAAATGTTTGGAGTTAGAGCTAAAATTGCTCTATTAACTGGTTCTGTAAAAGGAAAAAAGAGAAAAGAACTGACTGAAAAAATTGAAAATCAAAAGATAGATATTGTTATAGGTACACATGCATTAATTCAAGACGATGTTTTTTTTAAAAACTTAGGATTAGTAATTGTAGATGAGCAGCATCGTTTCGGTGTAGAACAAAGGCGGGTGTTACGCGACAAAGGTTTATACCCAGATGTTTTATTTATGACAGCCACGCCAATTCCTAGAACACTCGCAATAACAGCTTTTGGTGATATGGATGTATCAGTAATTGATCAACTTCCTTCAGGACGAAAAGAAATAGAAACGTTATGGGTTAAAGCCAATACCTTTGATCGTATATTAGACTTTGTGAGAAAGCGTGTGGATGAAGGCGAGCAAGCATATGTAATAAGTCCGCTCATTGAAGAATCAGATAAACTAGATATACAGAACGCAGTAGAATTATATCATCAGCTCGAAGCTTATTACTCTGGAGATGTTCAAATTGGATTAATGCATGGGCGATTAGCCACAAATGAAAAAGAAGAAGTTATGCGTCAATTCGCGGAAAATAAAACTCAAGTACTTGTCTCTACAACGGTAGTCGAAGTGGGTGTGAATGTTCCGAATGCGACAATAATGATTATTTATGATGCAGAGCGTTTTGGATTGTCGCAACTACACCAATTAAGAGGAAGAGTAGGCCGTGGAGAGAAACAAAGTTATTGTATTCTTATTGCTGAACCAAAAGGAGAAATTGGAAAAGAACGTATGCGAATTATGACAGAGACTACAGATGGATTCGAGTTGTCAGAACAGGATTTACAGTTACGAGGGCCTGGGGATTTTTTTGGGAAAAAACAAAGTGGTATGCCGGAGTTTAAAGTAGCTGATATGGTGCACGATTATCGAGCGCTAGAGACGGCGAGGGAGGATGCATCGATAATTATTGAAAATGACCTTTTAGAGGAGAAAAGTTATCAAGATATTCGTTCCCTTTTAGAAGAAGAAATAGATCGAATGGAAAAATTGGATTAA
- the fapR gene encoding transcription factor FapR, giving the protein MKRSKVERQNMLKEKIELTPFVTDEQLAKEFQVSIQTIRLDRMELAIPELRERIKHVATNQWNETVKALPLEEVIGEVIDLELDERAISIMDITPDLVFSRNKIARGHHLFAQANSLAVAVINDELALTAKSNLKFTRQVNEGERVIAKAIVKGKDTRDRTIVEVNSYVENELVFTGEFFMFHSSNEKGEI; this is encoded by the coding sequence ATGAAAAGATCGAAAGTTGAACGTCAGAATATGCTTAAAGAAAAAATAGAATTAACTCCTTTTGTAACGGATGAGCAATTAGCAAAAGAATTCCAAGTAAGCATTCAGACGATTCGTCTGGATCGGATGGAATTAGCTATTCCAGAGCTAAGAGAGAGAATAAAACACGTGGCCACCAATCAATGGAATGAAACAGTTAAGGCTTTGCCTTTAGAGGAAGTCATTGGAGAAGTGATTGATTTAGAGCTAGATGAACGTGCTATATCGATTATGGATATTACGCCAGATTTAGTATTTTCTAGAAATAAAATAGCTCGTGGACATCATTTATTTGCCCAAGCAAATTCACTTGCAGTCGCTGTTATCAATGATGAACTTGCTTTAACAGCAAAATCAAATCTTAAATTTACGAGACAGGTAAATGAAGGTGAACGTGTTATTGCAAAAGCTATCGTAAAAGGAAAAGACACTCGAGATCGGACAATTGTAGAAGTGAATAGCTACGTAGAAAATGAACTTGTATTTACAGGTGAATTTTTTATGTTCCATTCTAGTAATGAAAAAGGAGAAATTTAA
- the plsX gene encoding phosphate acyltransferase PlsX: protein MRLAIDAMGGDHAPKEIVLGAMDAVKELDVEITLYGDKDQITPHLTNDKNITIVHTEEVITSEDEPVRAVRRKKNASLVLMANAVKEKEAEACISAGNTGALMSAGLFVVGRIPGIDRPALSPTLPTVDGKGFLMLDVGANVEAKPDHLLQYAIMGSIYSEKVRKIQQPRVGLLNVGTEDGKGNELTKKAFELLQSAPINFVGNVESRDILSGVADVVVTDGFSGNIALKTIEGTAETIFTLLKGTLMSSTKTKLAAALVKKDLGGLKDKLDYSEYGGAGLFGLAAPVIKAHGSSNARAIYNAIKQAKHMVEFNVTPTIATTIESIGNVEEE, encoded by the coding sequence ATGCGCTTAGCGATAGATGCGATGGGTGGAGACCATGCGCCAAAAGAAATTGTTCTTGGTGCAATGGATGCTGTAAAGGAATTAGATGTTGAAATCACTTTATATGGTGATAAAGATCAAATTACTCCCCATCTAACAAATGATAAAAATATTACAATTGTACATACAGAAGAAGTAATTACGAGTGAAGATGAGCCAGTCCGTGCAGTTCGGAGAAAGAAAAATGCTTCGCTAGTATTAATGGCAAATGCAGTTAAAGAAAAAGAAGCTGAGGCGTGTATATCTGCTGGGAATACTGGGGCCTTAATGAGCGCAGGGCTATTTGTAGTTGGAAGAATTCCTGGTATCGATCGACCAGCTCTTAGTCCAACATTACCAACGGTTGACGGTAAAGGGTTTTTAATGCTTGATGTCGGAGCAAATGTAGAAGCTAAACCAGATCACTTATTGCAATACGCAATTATGGGCTCCATTTATTCTGAAAAGGTAAGAAAGATCCAACAGCCAAGAGTAGGGCTTCTAAATGTAGGAACAGAAGACGGTAAAGGTAATGAACTTACAAAGAAAGCATTTGAATTATTGCAATCTGCACCAATTAATTTTGTGGGGAATGTAGAATCGAGAGATATTTTAAGCGGCGTTGCTGATGTAGTAGTAACCGATGGATTTAGCGGAAATATTGCGCTAAAAACGATTGAAGGAACAGCGGAAACAATTTTCACCCTCTTAAAAGGAACGTTAATGTCTTCTACCAAAACAAAATTAGCTGCCGCATTAGTGAAGAAGGATTTGGGAGGACTAAAAGATAAGCTTGATTACTCTGAATATGGAGGCGCGGGCTTATTTGGACTTGCTGCTCCGGTAATTAAAGCACATGGTTCTTCCAATGCAAGAGCAATCTATAATGCTATTAAGCAAGCAAAACATATGGTGGAATTTAATGTAACACCAACGATAGCAACTACAATTGAATCTATTGGGAATGTAGAGGAGGAATAA
- the fabD gene encoding ACP S-malonyltransferase, translated as MKKVAFMFPGQGSQTVGMGKELYDANPKLQELYLEANQILGKDIQQLMFEGPENELTQTENAQPALLLTSVAIQKLLEDRGVTPVMTVGHSLGEYSALVASGAFTWQDALSLVQIRGRLMEAAFPKGQGTMAAVLGLDATTIEAALLEITDQVVDIANLNCPGQVVISGSIEGVEQATILLKDKGAKRVLPLNVSGPFHSKLMKAANDEFATYLDKVEISDAKPPVYANVSASATSSSGELKGLLLKQLYSPVRFEESINQMIENGVDAFVEVGTGKVLSGLVKKINRRMPTFAIQDQASLDKFMEWYEEDA; from the coding sequence TTGAAAAAAGTAGCATTCATGTTTCCTGGCCAAGGATCACAAACTGTCGGGATGGGTAAGGAATTATACGATGCAAATCCAAAGCTCCAAGAACTTTATTTAGAAGCAAACCAAATATTAGGTAAAGATATTCAACAATTAATGTTTGAAGGTCCTGAAAATGAGTTAACTCAGACAGAAAATGCACAACCAGCTCTATTACTTACGAGTGTAGCTATTCAAAAGTTACTTGAGGATCGCGGTGTAACTCCTGTAATGACAGTTGGGCATAGTTTAGGAGAATATAGTGCACTAGTTGCTTCAGGGGCATTTACTTGGCAAGATGCCTTGTCATTGGTTCAAATTAGAGGTCGTTTAATGGAAGCAGCATTTCCAAAAGGACAGGGAACGATGGCTGCAGTACTAGGTCTTGATGCAACTACAATTGAAGCTGCTTTATTAGAAATTACAGATCAAGTGGTTGATATTGCTAACTTAAATTGTCCTGGACAAGTTGTTATTTCTGGATCTATTGAAGGTGTAGAACAGGCAACTATTCTCTTAAAAGATAAAGGGGCAAAACGAGTACTTCCCTTAAATGTAAGTGGACCATTTCATTCTAAGCTAATGAAAGCAGCAAATGATGAATTTGCTACTTATTTAGATAAAGTGGAAATAAGTGATGCAAAACCACCAGTATATGCAAATGTATCAGCAAGTGCTACTTCAAGTAGTGGAGAATTAAAAGGGTTACTGTTAAAACAACTATATTCACCAGTTAGATTTGAAGAGTCAATAAATCAAATGATTGAAAACGGTGTAGATGCTTTTGTAGAAGTTGGGACAGGGAAAGTATTATCGGGTTTAGTGAAAAAAATTAATCGTAGAATGCCTACATTTGCAATTCAAGATCAGGCATCACTCGATAAATTTATGGAATGGTATGAGGAGGATGCATAA
- the fabG gene encoding 3-oxoacyl-[acyl-carrier-protein] reductase: MLQGKNAIVTGASRGIGRSIALELAKQGANVVVNYAGSEAKAEEVVQEAISFGVRSFKVQTDISNESEVKEMMKSVTNELGSIDILVNNAGITKDNLLMRMKEDEFDQVVQTNLKGTFLCTKAVTRQMMKQKSGRIINVASIVGVSGNPGQANYVAAKAGVIGLTKTTAKELASRNILVNAVAPGFISTDMTDRLSEEQQDSLLNLVPLERFGKPEDVARVVRFLATEDANYITGQTIHIDGGMVM, from the coding sequence ATGCTACAAGGAAAAAATGCGATTGTAACAGGAGCTTCTCGAGGCATAGGTAGATCTATTGCACTGGAACTTGCAAAACAAGGTGCAAATGTAGTGGTGAATTATGCAGGAAGTGAAGCTAAAGCAGAAGAGGTAGTTCAAGAAGCAATAAGTTTTGGTGTCCGTTCTTTCAAAGTTCAGACAGATATCTCAAACGAATCAGAAGTAAAGGAAATGATGAAGTCTGTTACCAACGAATTGGGTTCTATTGATATTCTTGTGAACAATGCTGGAATCACAAAAGATAATCTTTTGATGCGGATGAAAGAAGATGAATTCGATCAAGTAGTACAAACAAACTTAAAAGGTACGTTTTTATGTACAAAGGCAGTAACGCGTCAAATGATGAAACAAAAGTCTGGCAGAATTATAAATGTAGCTTCTATAGTAGGAGTGAGTGGGAATCCAGGACAAGCAAATTATGTTGCTGCAAAAGCAGGAGTAATTGGATTAACAAAAACAACAGCAAAAGAATTAGCGTCTCGAAATATTTTAGTGAATGCAGTAGCTCCAGGATTTATTTCTACGGATATGACTGATCGATTAAGTGAAGAACAACAAGATTCACTCTTAAATCTTGTGCCATTAGAACGCTTTGGTAAACCGGAAGATGTAGCAAGAGTTGTTCGTTTCTTAGCAACAGAAGATGCCAATTATATTACTGGTCAAACCATTCATATTGACGGTGGTATGGTGATGTAA
- the acpP gene encoding acyl carrier protein, with translation MADVFDRVKEIIIDRLDVEEAKVTMEASFKEDLDADSLDVVELVMELEDEFDMEIADEDAEKINTVGDAVDYINSKA, from the coding sequence GTGGCAGACGTATTTGATCGAGTAAAAGAAATTATAATTGATCGCCTTGATGTGGAAGAAGCTAAAGTAACCATGGAAGCATCTTTTAAAGAAGATCTAGATGCAGATTCTCTAGATGTGGTGGAGCTTGTTATGGAATTAGAAGATGAATTCGATATGGAAATCGCAGATGAGGATGCTGAAAAAATAAATACAGTAGGTGATGCTGTAGATTACATAAACAGCAAAGCTTAA
- the rnc gene encoding ribonuclease III, which yields MDIRPLEEHLGISFKQKALLKEAFTHSSYVNEHRKQRLSDNERLEFLGDAVLELAVSQYLYRNNKDMPEGEMTKLRAAIVCEPSLKNFAEELEFGKFLRLGKGEQQTGGRERPAILADAFEAFLGALYLDQGFDNVLDFLNIHVFPKLTTGAFSHAMDYKSQLQEFVQQHKDQKIEYRIIEEKGPSHNKEFVAEVVIQEKAAGNGTGRTKKEAEQRAAKNALDAINNS from the coding sequence ATGGATATACGTCCATTAGAGGAGCACTTAGGTATCTCTTTTAAACAAAAAGCATTGTTAAAGGAAGCCTTTACCCATTCATCGTATGTGAATGAGCATCGGAAACAACGACTATCGGATAATGAGCGTCTAGAATTTTTAGGAGACGCAGTTTTGGAATTAGCAGTATCACAGTATTTATATCGTAATAACAAAGATATGCCAGAAGGAGAAATGACTAAGCTTCGAGCGGCAATTGTATGTGAGCCTTCCTTAAAAAACTTTGCAGAAGAGTTGGAATTTGGTAAATTTCTGCGGTTAGGCAAAGGAGAGCAGCAAACTGGAGGAAGAGAAAGACCTGCTATTTTAGCAGATGCTTTTGAAGCATTTCTTGGGGCGCTCTATTTAGATCAAGGCTTTGACAACGTGTTAGATTTCTTAAATATTCATGTGTTTCCTAAATTAACAACGGGTGCTTTTTCGCATGCGATGGATTATAAAAGTCAGTTACAAGAATTTGTTCAGCAACATAAAGATCAAAAAATTGAATACAGAATCATCGAAGAAAAGGGACCATCTCATAATAAAGAGTTTGTTGCGGAAGTTGTTATTCAAGAAAAAGCTGCTGGAAATGGTACTGGTCGTACCAAAAAAGAAGCGGAGCAACGAGCTGCCAAAAATGCGCTTGATGCTATCAATAACAGTTAA